A stretch of the Luteolibacter arcticus genome encodes the following:
- a CDS encoding carboxy terminal-processing peptidase encodes MSISRIRRAALAAVAAATTLTACAQQANFDEVGRQMAIMLQNSHFARLPFNNLSQRFLDDFIADLDSGKVYFIQADIDRFNRQYGKDLSAMLLQENSMVAAKDIYDTFKQRVEARVAETKRLLAENNFDFAKDESIERSRKDAAWPKDEAEAMENWRKQTKEALLSEILRRDMIAQLAEKQGKPNPLKNDKDPKEKISLRYERFLHSVVKDVDDEDVAAMFLSSVARSFDPHTDYMSTREMDRFRDGMKNELVGIGALLQGEEDGATKIMGIVVGGPADKHGALKLNDRVVAVDPDGDGPREMVDIMFMKIDKVVDLIRGQKGTPVQMKAEPAGGAPGETTLITIVRDMVELKDEQASAEIIDMKSADGEKTRIGMITLPSFYADFDEGKTRCSVDVERLLERLKDEGIDGLVLDLRNNGGGALEEVRRMTGFFTRRGPVVQVKNTFGEIQVKESDAKEPIYDGPMVILTDKSSASASEILAGALQDNNRAVVVGESSTFGKGTVQQPMDIGRMLPFFKARNKAGTLKVTIQKFYRPSGNSTQNKGVVPDVVLPSLTDALDVGEAFLDHPLEYDRIRVAPDFAPLKKEDLFRPRLAELSTERIKNSKDFSYVIEDVTKTKARIRDNKVSLKLADRKKELEDIEAQQHERNVERKARFGEAEKKDKEIFTFFKLTLDDVEKGGDLRPFDPSKENEEFMRRAKDATAELDDTPRWPTGLDPYKREGLSILGDLVEITRNARMAGMLERR; translated from the coding sequence ATGAGCATTTCCCGCATTCGCAGAGCCGCCTTGGCGGCCGTCGCCGCCGCCACCACGCTCACCGCCTGCGCACAGCAGGCCAATTTCGATGAAGTCGGACGGCAGATGGCGATCATGCTGCAAAACAGCCACTTCGCCCGGCTGCCGTTCAACAACCTGAGCCAGCGCTTTCTCGACGATTTCATCGCCGACCTCGACTCCGGGAAGGTTTACTTCATCCAAGCCGACATCGACCGCTTCAATCGCCAGTATGGCAAGGATCTGTCCGCCATGCTGCTGCAGGAGAACAGCATGGTCGCGGCCAAGGACATCTACGATACCTTCAAGCAGCGTGTGGAAGCCCGGGTGGCGGAAACCAAGCGCTTGCTGGCCGAAAACAACTTCGATTTCGCCAAGGACGAGAGCATCGAGCGCAGCCGCAAGGACGCCGCGTGGCCGAAGGATGAGGCCGAGGCGATGGAGAACTGGCGCAAGCAGACCAAGGAAGCGCTGCTTTCCGAAATCCTCCGCCGCGACATGATCGCCCAGCTCGCCGAGAAGCAGGGCAAGCCGAATCCGCTGAAGAACGACAAGGATCCGAAGGAGAAGATCTCGCTGCGCTACGAGCGCTTCCTTCACAGCGTGGTGAAGGATGTCGATGACGAGGACGTGGCCGCGATGTTCCTGAGCTCGGTGGCCCGCTCGTTCGACCCGCACACCGACTATATGAGCACCCGCGAGATGGACCGGTTCCGCGACGGGATGAAAAACGAGCTCGTGGGCATCGGAGCCTTGCTGCAGGGCGAGGAAGACGGCGCGACCAAGATCATGGGCATCGTGGTCGGTGGACCCGCCGACAAGCACGGCGCGCTCAAGCTGAATGACCGCGTGGTGGCCGTGGACCCGGATGGGGACGGACCCCGCGAAATGGTCGATATCATGTTCATGAAGATCGACAAGGTGGTCGATCTGATCCGCGGGCAGAAGGGTACGCCGGTGCAGATGAAGGCCGAGCCTGCCGGCGGCGCACCGGGCGAGACCACGCTTATCACCATTGTCCGCGACATGGTCGAGTTGAAGGACGAGCAAGCCAGCGCCGAGATCATCGACATGAAGTCCGCCGACGGCGAAAAGACGCGCATCGGTATGATCACCCTGCCCTCGTTCTATGCTGACTTTGACGAGGGCAAGACCCGTTGCTCGGTGGACGTGGAGCGGTTGCTCGAGCGTCTCAAGGACGAAGGCATCGACGGGCTCGTGCTCGACCTCCGCAACAACGGCGGCGGCGCGCTTGAGGAAGTCCGCCGCATGACCGGTTTCTTCACCCGGCGCGGTCCGGTGGTGCAGGTCAAGAATACCTTCGGCGAGATCCAGGTGAAGGAGTCGGACGCCAAGGAGCCAATCTACGACGGCCCGATGGTGATACTCACCGACAAGAGCAGTGCTTCCGCCAGTGAGATCCTTGCCGGCGCGCTCCAGGACAACAACCGCGCCGTGGTCGTCGGCGAGTCGTCCACCTTCGGCAAAGGCACCGTCCAGCAGCCGATGGATATCGGCCGCATGCTGCCGTTCTTCAAGGCCCGCAACAAGGCCGGCACCCTGAAGGTGACCATCCAGAAATTCTACCGCCCGTCCGGAAACTCGACTCAGAACAAGGGCGTGGTGCCGGACGTGGTCCTCCCGAGCCTTACCGATGCGTTGGATGTGGGCGAGGCGTTCCTCGATCACCCGCTGGAGTATGATCGCATCCGGGTCGCTCCCGACTTCGCACCGCTGAAGAAGGAAGACCTGTTCCGTCCGCGGCTGGCAGAACTCAGCACCGAGCGGATCAAGAATTCGAAGGACTTCTCCTACGTCATCGAGGACGTGACCAAGACCAAGGCGCGCATCCGCGATAACAAGGTCTCGCTCAAGCTCGCCGACCGGAAGAAGGAGCTCGAAGACATCGAGGCCCAGCAGCACGAGCGCAATGTCGAGCGCAAGGCCCGCTTCGGCGAGGCGGAGAAGAAGGACAAGGAGATCTTCACCTTCTTCAAGCTGACGCTGGACGACGTGGAGAAAGGCGGCGATTTGCGCCCCTTCGACCCGAGCAAGGAGAACGAGGAGTTCATGCGCCGGGCGAAGGACGCGACCGCCGAACTCGATGACACCCCGCGGTGGCCGACCGGCCTGGATCCCTACAAGCGTGAGGGTCTGTCGATCCTCGGCGACCTTGTGGAAATCACCCGCAACGCCCGGATGGCCGGGATGCTGGAGCGTCGTTGA
- a CDS encoding PDZ domain-containing protein: protein MLPASVLGEGEFPAAALGSLASEEYKDRVQAQRDLIAWAQEKPENAGNRLLQEHDATGDPEVRLRLREALKEVVVSEYQRKEGKGYVGIQMDERNVALPGNDEQRGGVWVTWVHPDTPAAKAGLQVNDVVVALNDIKWPAGMGARESFATEIRRHKPGDKVKLEVLRGAEVMKLEMTLAARPMGLDQAMRLFLLPGAGGEDPVEDLKVLEKQAKDDYFDRWLAEKRAAAKKP from the coding sequence ATGCTTCCGGCGTCGGTTTTGGGCGAGGGCGAGTTTCCCGCCGCCGCCTTGGGATCCCTGGCGAGCGAGGAATACAAGGACCGCGTCCAAGCCCAGCGCGACCTGATCGCCTGGGCCCAGGAGAAGCCCGAGAATGCGGGAAACCGCCTTCTCCAGGAGCACGACGCCACGGGCGATCCCGAGGTCAGGCTGCGGCTGCGGGAAGCGCTCAAGGAAGTCGTCGTTTCCGAGTACCAGCGGAAGGAAGGGAAGGGCTACGTGGGGATCCAGATGGACGAGCGGAACGTGGCGCTGCCGGGGAACGACGAGCAACGCGGCGGCGTTTGGGTCACCTGGGTGCATCCTGACACGCCGGCAGCGAAAGCGGGCCTCCAGGTCAATGACGTGGTGGTGGCGCTGAATGACATCAAATGGCCCGCTGGAATGGGTGCCCGTGAGAGCTTCGCAACCGAGATCCGCCGTCACAAGCCTGGGGACAAGGTGAAGCTGGAAGTCCTCCGCGGTGCCGAAGTGATGAAGCTCGAAATGACCCTCGCGGCCCGCCCGATGGGCCTGGATCAGGCGATGCGTCTCTTCCTGCTGCCGGGCGCGGGGGGGGAGGATCCCGTGGAAGATCTCAAGGTGCTCGAAAAGCAAGCGAAGGACGACTATTTCGATCGCTGGCTGGCCGAAAAGCGGGCCGCGGCCAAGAAGCCCTGA
- a CDS encoding polysaccharide biosynthesis/export family protein, giving the protein MKRLFLLLALLCLSMPGLVAQTTISAGRAIQIQIKGVPAEDSSLISGSYTVSEAGTIRMPLLSGTIRAAGLSPTSLAQNIEASYRAEKIFTTPAVNVMATSLENLEEVLVTVGGQVVSPGPVKYYRGLTIWEAVQSAKGATPFGAMNRVRLTRGKEVKEYNLRKPEHMNIKLEPKDTIEVPQKNITGN; this is encoded by the coding sequence ATGAAGCGATTGTTCCTGTTGCTTGCGCTCTTGTGCCTTTCGATGCCGGGGCTGGTCGCACAGACCACGATCAGTGCGGGCCGTGCAATCCAGATCCAGATCAAAGGCGTTCCAGCCGAGGATTCATCTTTGATCAGCGGGTCCTACACCGTTTCCGAGGCTGGGACGATCCGGATGCCGCTTCTGAGCGGCACGATTCGGGCTGCAGGGTTGAGCCCGACCTCGCTTGCCCAAAACATCGAGGCGTCCTATCGCGCCGAAAAGATTTTCACCACTCCGGCGGTGAACGTGATGGCAACCAGCCTTGAGAATCTCGAGGAAGTGCTCGTCACCGTAGGTGGGCAGGTTGTCAGCCCCGGCCCGGTGAAGTACTACCGCGGTCTGACCATCTGGGAAGCGGTGCAATCCGCCAAGGGTGCGACGCCGTTTGGCGCGATGAACCGCGTGCGCCTCACCCGCGGCAAAGAGGTGAAGGAATACAACCTCAGGAAGCCCGAGCACATGAACATCAAGCTCGAGCCGAAGGACACCATCGAGGTGCCTCAGAAGAACATCACGGGTAACTAA
- a CDS encoding GumC family protein, with translation MNQSTNPSEVSLHAIDYWQVVKNRYGVILLTFLLVFMTALVITYVMPKKYESIAVVQVRPKGTGTQVIPGMTDNRGQESSMATFLPTEFAVIKAQKTLDAAIENLDLVNRWNTDLESVRRTLKGIVDAQDIRGTSLIEIRVRYNDPKDAQKIAKEVAEAYRERRNKLQADNANQALDELRKAVIVQEDAVEDKRKLLSQIIRTEGIIYSGDQSVFQGSRGFDQADDAESAARAYVTLEQDKIQLESQIETLLKYDGPQLMNYASGLSLPDNIIPVLLPQFQTAKREYEGMKSQGRGERHPMMISSAKMLEEMEKDLVEAVANLRETLKAKLALSQEQLSRLKTRMDLKEEEAIKGGIAAQSFVDAKNDFETAQRLLEQLKVKQISEEMQTRITEEPIIMHEEPMISGVPVSPNVTLNLALGAVVGMIFGVGVAFFLEYLDTSVKSLEDVERYLQVPVLAVIPKDVGVLYKQSGMSPDAEAYRILRTNIEFNRKNPEDNAITVVSGGAGEGKSTTLVNLAYICAQGGYTTLMIDADLRRPRLHTFFDINNSVGLTNYLTTELMLEDVILQTPVDNLYFMPSGILPADAAGILNSRRMSELIQDVKQRFDLVLVDSPPILGVSDASVLASEVDLTMIVVQHRKLPRNMLMRVKQAVENVGGHVIGVVLNNVDVRSDSQYQYYTSYYTYYAPAESQPMPTSSASQGATQPPSPRQSPRGSSSSSDDSKQDLY, from the coding sequence ATGAACCAATCAACCAACCCATCGGAGGTTTCCCTCCATGCCATCGACTATTGGCAGGTCGTCAAGAACCGGTATGGGGTCATCCTATTGACCTTCCTCCTGGTGTTCATGACAGCACTCGTCATCACCTACGTGATGCCGAAGAAATATGAGAGCATCGCGGTCGTGCAGGTCCGCCCGAAAGGCACTGGTACCCAAGTGATTCCGGGAATGACCGATAACCGGGGTCAGGAGTCGTCTATGGCGACGTTCTTGCCCACCGAGTTCGCGGTGATCAAGGCCCAGAAGACCCTGGATGCCGCAATTGAGAACCTCGACCTCGTGAATCGTTGGAACACCGATCTCGAATCGGTGCGGCGAACCCTCAAGGGGATTGTTGATGCACAAGATATCCGGGGCACATCTCTCATCGAGATCCGGGTCCGCTACAATGACCCGAAGGATGCGCAGAAGATTGCCAAGGAAGTGGCAGAGGCCTATCGCGAGCGACGCAACAAGCTCCAGGCCGACAATGCCAACCAGGCTCTTGATGAACTCCGCAAGGCGGTGATCGTCCAGGAAGATGCAGTTGAGGACAAGCGGAAGCTCTTGTCGCAGATCATCCGGACCGAAGGAATCATCTACTCCGGCGATCAGAGCGTGTTCCAAGGATCGAGGGGCTTCGACCAGGCGGATGACGCTGAATCGGCCGCCCGCGCCTACGTGACACTGGAACAAGACAAGATCCAGTTGGAGAGCCAGATCGAAACCTTGCTGAAGTATGATGGCCCGCAGTTGATGAATTATGCCTCGGGCCTGAGTCTTCCTGATAACATTATCCCGGTGCTCTTGCCGCAGTTCCAAACCGCCAAGCGGGAGTATGAGGGGATGAAAAGCCAGGGACGAGGCGAGCGGCACCCCATGATGATTTCCTCAGCGAAGATGCTGGAGGAGATGGAGAAGGACCTGGTGGAGGCGGTTGCGAATCTCCGCGAAACTCTCAAGGCCAAGCTCGCACTCTCCCAAGAGCAATTGTCGCGGCTGAAGACCCGCATGGATTTGAAAGAGGAAGAGGCGATCAAGGGCGGCATCGCGGCGCAGAGCTTCGTGGATGCCAAGAACGACTTCGAAACCGCCCAGCGCTTGCTGGAGCAGCTCAAGGTGAAGCAGATCTCCGAAGAGATGCAGACGCGGATCACGGAAGAGCCGATCATCATGCATGAAGAGCCGATGATTTCCGGCGTTCCCGTGAGCCCGAATGTCACGCTGAACCTGGCGCTCGGAGCGGTTGTCGGAATGATCTTCGGGGTCGGCGTCGCCTTCTTCCTCGAGTATCTCGATACCTCCGTGAAGTCGCTGGAGGATGTGGAGCGCTACCTTCAAGTGCCGGTGCTGGCCGTCATCCCGAAGGATGTGGGCGTGCTTTACAAGCAGAGCGGCATGAGCCCGGACGCCGAAGCCTACCGGATCCTGCGCACGAACATCGAGTTCAACCGCAAGAACCCGGAGGACAATGCCATCACCGTCGTTTCCGGCGGTGCCGGCGAAGGCAAGTCGACCACCTTGGTCAACCTCGCTTACATCTGTGCGCAGGGTGGCTACACCACGCTGATGATCGACGCCGACCTGCGTCGCCCGCGTTTGCACACCTTCTTCGACATCAACAACTCCGTCGGCCTGACCAACTACCTGACCACGGAGCTGATGCTGGAGGACGTTATTCTTCAGACGCCGGTGGACAACCTCTACTTCATGCCCTCCGGCATCCTGCCTGCCGACGCGGCCGGTATCCTCAACAGCCGCCGCATGTCGGAGCTGATCCAAGACGTGAAGCAGCGGTTCGACTTGGTCCTGGTGGACTCGCCGCCGATCCTGGGCGTCAGCGATGCCTCGGTGCTCGCGAGCGAAGTGGACCTGACCATGATCGTGGTCCAGCACCGTAAGCTGCCTCGCAACATGCTGATGCGGGTGAAGCAAGCGGTGGAAAACGTGGGCGGCCACGTCATCGGCGTGGTCCTCAATAACGTGGACGTCCGCAGCGATAGCCAGTATCAGTACTACACCAGCTACTACACCTACTACGCTCCGGCCGAGTCGCAGCCGATGCCTACGTCGTCAGCGAGCCAAGGTGCGACGCAACCTCCGTCACCCCGTCAGTCGCCGCGCGGGAGTTCCTCCTCTTCCGACGATTCGAAGCAAGACCTGTATTGA
- a CDS encoding DNA-3-methyladenine glycosylase yields MERLTAEFFERSPLVCARELIGAKFLWRGCEGRIVETEAYAAEGDEACHTFFRPGARAFVASHPPGTAYVYLNYGVHWLFNVLVHGPQGSGFVLFRALEPLAGMERMMERRGKAKMRDLCSGPGKLTRALGIDGGAHGCQFLDGESTGIVTGAPQTVISSFRIGISRAQDLPWRFHEDANVYVSR; encoded by the coding sequence ATGGAGCGGCTCACGGCAGAGTTTTTCGAGCGGAGTCCCTTGGTCTGCGCCCGCGAACTGATCGGCGCGAAGTTCCTCTGGCGCGGATGCGAGGGCCGTATCGTGGAAACCGAGGCCTACGCGGCGGAGGGAGATGAGGCCTGCCACACGTTCTTCCGGCCGGGCGCACGGGCCTTTGTCGCGTCCCACCCGCCTGGAACGGCCTACGTTTATCTCAACTATGGAGTCCACTGGCTCTTCAACGTGCTGGTCCATGGGCCGCAGGGATCGGGATTCGTGCTCTTCCGCGCCTTGGAACCGCTGGCGGGGATGGAGCGGATGATGGAGCGGCGGGGTAAAGCGAAGATGCGCGACTTGTGTTCCGGGCCCGGCAAATTGACCCGCGCACTGGGGATCGATGGGGGTGCTCACGGCTGTCAATTTCTTGACGGAGAGAGCACGGGAATCGTCACGGGAGCCCCCCAGACGGTGATAAGCAGCTTCCGCATCGGGATTTCGCGGGCTCAGGATCTCCCCTGGCGGTTTCACGAGGACGCAAACGTTTACGTCAGCCGGTGA
- a CDS encoding Nif3-like dinuclear metal center hexameric protein — MASLQEIVAFLDAELRIAEIPDYSGAVNGLQLENGGTVTKVAAAVDASLPVVEAAVAAGADLLVVHHGMFWQGVQPLTRAFYRKIKAAIDGGLAIYSAHLPLDVHPELGNNALMMNALGFKASGTFLDWKGTRLGLTVEVEISRESLISKVSDVVEGPLHVCPGGPREVRKIGLVTGGAGSEVAICPASGVDTFITGEGPHWSYPLAEELDVNILYAGHYATETFGVKAVAARLARDFALEWTFIDRPTGL; from the coding sequence ATGGCGAGCCTTCAGGAAATCGTGGCCTTTCTCGATGCAGAGCTGAGGATTGCCGAGATCCCGGACTACTCGGGCGCAGTTAATGGTCTGCAGCTTGAGAACGGCGGGACCGTGACCAAGGTCGCGGCGGCCGTGGATGCCTCACTGCCGGTCGTCGAGGCTGCGGTGGCGGCGGGTGCGGACCTGCTGGTGGTCCACCACGGGATGTTCTGGCAGGGCGTGCAGCCGCTGACGCGGGCCTTCTACCGGAAGATCAAGGCGGCGATCGACGGCGGGCTGGCCATTTATTCGGCCCACCTGCCGCTCGACGTGCACCCGGAGTTGGGGAACAATGCGTTGATGATGAATGCCTTGGGATTCAAGGCGAGCGGAACCTTCCTGGATTGGAAGGGGACGCGGCTGGGGCTGACCGTGGAAGTAGAGATTTCCCGGGAATCGTTGATTTCAAAGGTCTCCGACGTAGTCGAGGGTCCACTGCATGTCTGTCCCGGCGGGCCCCGAGAAGTGAGAAAGATAGGACTGGTCACCGGCGGCGCGGGTTCGGAAGTTGCAATTTGCCCAGCCTCGGGGGTTGATACATTCATCACAGGGGAGGGCCCGCATTGGAGTTATCCTTTGGCGGAGGAACTGGATGTAAATATATTGTATGCCGGGCACTATGCCACGGAGACCTTCGGGGTGAAGGCGGTGGCTGCCCGGCTGGCCCGCGATTTCGCCCTGGAGTGGACCTTCATCGACCGCCCGACCGGGCTTTGA
- a CDS encoding RluA family pseudouridine synthase: protein MRAVCDFRVIDESDDWIVVDKPAPLAVHPANGKVEATLLGGLEELLRYEIANGARLSILTRLDRETSGLVLVAKHAAAARHFSRQFERREIGKEYLAIVHGSPALEEMRVEAAIIRAGGEIWLRQAVDPAGRDCVTGFRVERRFSNALGEFTVLRCFPETGRMHQIRVHLEHLGHPLVGDKIYGTDGKPYLEQMADGLSDESVARLILPRHALHACKLTAEWEGMREWRSELPADLTRFCGE from the coding sequence GTGCGGGCGGTGTGTGATTTCCGGGTGATCGACGAGTCGGACGACTGGATCGTCGTCGACAAGCCAGCTCCGCTGGCGGTGCACCCGGCGAATGGCAAGGTGGAGGCGACCTTGCTCGGCGGATTGGAGGAGTTGCTGCGCTACGAGATCGCGAACGGCGCGCGGCTTTCGATCCTGACGCGGCTGGACCGGGAGACGAGCGGGCTGGTGCTGGTGGCCAAGCACGCCGCGGCGGCGCGGCATTTCTCACGGCAATTCGAGCGGCGGGAAATCGGGAAGGAGTATCTGGCGATCGTCCACGGCTCGCCGGCGTTGGAGGAGATGCGCGTGGAGGCTGCTATTATAAGAGCAGGCGGTGAGATTTGGCTGCGGCAGGCGGTGGATCCGGCGGGCAGGGATTGCGTGACGGGCTTCCGGGTGGAGCGGCGCTTTTCCAATGCGCTCGGGGAGTTCACGGTGCTGCGATGTTTTCCGGAAACGGGGCGGATGCACCAGATCCGCGTGCACCTGGAACACCTCGGCCATCCGCTGGTGGGGGATAAGATCTACGGGACGGACGGGAAACCCTACCTGGAGCAGATGGCGGACGGGCTTTCCGACGAGTCGGTGGCGCGTCTGATCCTGCCGCGCCACGCCCTGCACGCCTGCAAGCTGACCGCGGAGTGGGAGGGGATGCGCGAATGGCGTTCCGAGCTACCGGCGGATTTGACTCGCTTCTGCGGGGAGTGA
- a CDS encoding bifunctional UDP-3-O-[3-hydroxymyristoyl] N-acetylglucosamine deacetylase/3-hydroxyacyl-ACP dehydratase codes for MSADAQHTLASAATLEGTSLHTGAKVTLTLKPAPVDHGFKFRRVDLPDQPFIDADADKVQTVERATTLAEGSVKVHTVEHVLSALTGMGVDNAVIEMDANEPPIGDGSSRPFVELIKKAGLAAQDAPRKIWEIREPIHQETGDGSLITIVPSKTFRVSVTNVGPDGRFTQYFSSEVTPELYEKEIAPARTFVYYEDVKPLLEKGLIKGGSLENAVVVRGNEVMSKEALRFPNEFARHKALDVIGDLILSGKRMLGHVIAIKPGHGPNSKLAATLKREYGRMRSLAAPFSLPRGETVLDINDVLKILPHRYPFLMVDRIIDMVGDSKCTGVKNVTINEPYFIGHFPGHPIMPGVLQLEAMAQVSSVLMLRKPENQGKIGYFMSADNVKWRRPVLPGDTLHIEAEVIKIRGSIGQTRCRCMVGNEVASEAELKFALVAQ; via the coding sequence ATGTCCGCCGACGCGCAGCACACCCTCGCCTCCGCCGCCACCCTTGAGGGCACCTCCCTTCACACCGGGGCGAAGGTTACCCTGACCCTCAAGCCTGCACCCGTTGACCACGGCTTCAAGTTCCGCCGCGTCGATCTGCCCGACCAGCCGTTCATCGATGCCGATGCCGACAAGGTGCAAACCGTCGAGCGCGCCACCACCCTTGCCGAGGGCTCGGTCAAGGTGCACACCGTGGAGCACGTCCTCTCCGCACTCACCGGCATGGGCGTGGACAATGCCGTCATCGAGATGGACGCCAATGAGCCGCCGATCGGTGACGGTTCATCTCGCCCTTTCGTCGAGCTCATCAAGAAGGCCGGCCTCGCCGCCCAGGATGCACCGCGCAAGATCTGGGAGATCCGCGAGCCCATCCACCAGGAAACCGGCGATGGTTCGCTGATCACCATCGTCCCCAGCAAGACCTTCCGCGTCTCGGTCACCAATGTGGGCCCCGATGGTCGCTTCACCCAGTACTTCTCCAGCGAGGTCACACCGGAACTCTACGAGAAGGAAATCGCACCTGCCCGCACCTTCGTTTACTATGAGGACGTCAAGCCGCTGTTAGAGAAAGGCCTGATCAAGGGTGGCTCGCTCGAGAATGCCGTGGTCGTCCGTGGCAATGAGGTCATGAGCAAGGAAGCGCTCCGTTTTCCCAATGAATTCGCCCGCCACAAGGCGCTCGATGTGATTGGCGATCTGATCCTTTCCGGCAAGCGCATGCTCGGCCACGTCATCGCCATCAAACCCGGCCACGGCCCGAACTCGAAGCTCGCCGCCACCCTGAAGCGCGAATACGGCCGCATGCGCTCCCTTGCCGCGCCCTTCTCCCTGCCACGCGGCGAGACCGTCCTGGATATCAATGACGTCCTCAAGATCCTGCCCCACCGCTACCCCTTCCTGATGGTGGACCGCATCATCGACATGGTCGGCGACTCGAAGTGCACCGGCGTGAAGAACGTCACCATCAACGAGCCGTACTTCATCGGCCACTTCCCCGGCCATCCCATCATGCCCGGCGTGCTGCAGCTCGAAGCCATGGCGCAGGTCTCCTCCGTCCTCATGCTCCGCAAGCCGGAGAATCAAGGCAAGATCGGCTACTTCATGAGCGCGGACAACGTGAAGTGGCGGCGCCCCGTACTCCCCGGCGATACCCTGCACATCGAGGCCGAGGTCATCAAGATCCGCGGCTCGATCGGCCAGACCCGCTGCCGTTGCATGGTCGGGAACGAAGTCGCATCGGAAGCCGAACTGAAGTTCGCGCTCGTCGCCCAGTAA
- a CDS encoding Uma2 family endonuclease: MTALKKPELVTVEDYLAGEEHSDLRHEYLGGVIHAMSGGTNDHAAIAANGILSLGSQLRGKPCRPFGSDAKVRVEYPDHTRFYYPDLQVVCQLNSGTDHYQERPAVVLEVLSESTRRTDMGEKKDAYLTIPSLKVLLLVESDRPRVVVYRRRSGGGFEAEEYSGLAEVISLVEIGCELPLAELYEGIAWG; encoded by the coding sequence ATGACCGCGCTGAAAAAGCCCGAGCTGGTGACGGTGGAGGATTACCTCGCCGGAGAGGAACATTCGGACCTCAGGCACGAGTATCTCGGCGGCGTGATTCATGCGATGTCCGGCGGGACGAATGACCATGCGGCGATCGCCGCGAATGGAATTCTGTCACTGGGATCCCAGCTTCGCGGCAAGCCCTGCCGGCCTTTCGGCAGCGACGCGAAGGTCCGGGTCGAATACCCCGATCATACGCGCTTCTACTACCCGGACCTGCAAGTAGTCTGCCAGCTGAACTCCGGTACCGACCACTATCAGGAGCGACCCGCGGTGGTGTTGGAAGTGCTCAGCGAATCGACGCGCCGCACCGACATGGGGGAGAAGAAGGATGCCTACCTCACCATCCCGTCGCTGAAGGTGCTGCTGCTTGTCGAGTCGGACCGGCCGCGGGTGGTGGTCTATCGGCGACGCTCCGGCGGTGGTTTCGAGGCGGAGGAATACAGTGGCTTGGCAGAGGTGATCTCGCTCGTGGAGATCGGTTGCGAGCTTCCTCTGGCGGAGCTTTACGAAGGGATCGCGTGGGGTTGA